One stretch of Lysobacterales bacterium DNA includes these proteins:
- a CDS encoding carboxy terminal-processing peptidase produces the protein MNLRLIAAIALVLAPFGVAFTRAEPAAAGVYQPNRGQEQAALWATRFLTRFHYKRVPLDDAMSETIFERYLESLDGDKLFFTAADVAGFKAYSAKLDDAILDQRLAPAFDFYARYVERVAERTAHARALLAKGFDFNVDENYRFDREDAAWAKDSAALDELWRQRVKNDWLRLKLAGREDKAIRETLDKRYAGFERRLRELDGDDVFQSFMNAYSSAIEPHTNYMSPRTSENFNIQMRLSLEGIGAVLSREDEYTTIRQIVKGGPADLSGKLKVGDHITAVGQGEKGALTDVVGWRTDDVVDLIRGKKGTTVRLDVLAADAGDDGKPVQLVLVRDKVRLEEQAAKSELIDVGSGASAQRIGVVRLPTFYHDFEGARRGDANYASSTRDVAKLIAELAKQKIDGLVVDLRGNGGGSLTEASDLSGLFIDQGPVVQVRDAQGRISIEGDDQSGAVWDGPLAVLINRESASASEIFAAALQDYGRALIIGETSFGKGTVQNLIDLDQMAQNDSEKFGQLKLTVAQFFRVNGGSTQHRGVVPDIAYAQTAWSAEDFGESSLDFALPYSEVQPADFRRSGDLSALTPLLATRHEARVAKDPEFKWWFDDLAEYARQRERKDVSLLESARRAERDQNEKKRSERKAARIAAGVDSADTTHEDGDDGLLADERRDAAAAKDEKAEKPDFLLRESAHILADAIELLHTDQRLAARVKSFDLHETARVD, from the coding sequence ATGAACCTGCGTCTGATCGCCGCCATTGCTCTCGTCCTTGCACCGTTCGGGGTGGCGTTCACCCGCGCCGAACCGGCCGCAGCGGGCGTGTACCAGCCGAACCGCGGACAGGAGCAGGCGGCGCTGTGGGCGACGCGCTTCCTGACCCGCTTCCACTACAAGCGCGTGCCGCTCGACGACGCCATGTCGGAAACGATCTTCGAGCGTTATCTGGAATCGCTGGATGGCGACAAGTTGTTCTTCACTGCAGCCGACGTCGCCGGCTTCAAGGCGTATAGCGCCAAGCTCGACGACGCCATTCTCGACCAGCGACTCGCTCCGGCTTTCGATTTCTATGCGCGCTACGTCGAGCGTGTCGCCGAGCGCACTGCGCACGCGCGCGCCCTGCTCGCCAAGGGTTTCGATTTCAACGTCGACGAGAACTATCGCTTCGACCGCGAGGACGCGGCCTGGGCCAAAGACAGCGCTGCGCTGGATGAACTGTGGCGCCAGCGCGTCAAGAACGACTGGCTGCGCCTGAAACTCGCCGGCCGCGAGGACAAGGCCATTCGCGAAACGCTCGACAAGCGCTACGCCGGGTTCGAGCGGCGCCTGCGCGAACTCGATGGCGACGACGTGTTCCAGAGCTTCATGAATGCGTATTCGTCCGCGATCGAACCGCACACCAACTACATGTCGCCGCGCACCTCGGAGAACTTCAACATCCAGATGCGCCTGTCGCTGGAAGGCATCGGCGCGGTGCTCAGTCGCGAGGACGAATACACCACCATCCGCCAGATCGTGAAGGGCGGTCCCGCGGATCTGTCCGGCAAGCTCAAGGTCGGCGACCACATCACTGCGGTCGGCCAGGGCGAAAAGGGCGCATTGACCGATGTGGTCGGCTGGCGCACCGACGACGTGGTGGATTTGATCCGCGGCAAGAAGGGCACCACGGTGCGTCTCGACGTCCTCGCGGCCGATGCCGGCGATGACGGCAAGCCGGTGCAGCTGGTGCTGGTCCGCGACAAGGTGCGTCTGGAAGAGCAGGCAGCGAAGTCGGAACTGATCGATGTCGGTAGCGGCGCCTCGGCGCAGCGCATCGGCGTGGTGCGCCTGCCGACCTTCTATCACGACTTCGAAGGCGCGCGTCGCGGTGATGCCAACTACGCCAGCTCGACGCGCGACGTCGCCAAGCTGATCGCGGAATTGGCCAAGCAGAAGATCGACGGATTGGTGGTCGACCTGCGCGGCAATGGCGGCGGCTCGCTGACCGAAGCCTCCGACCTGTCCGGACTGTTCATCGACCAGGGCCCGGTGGTGCAGGTGCGTGACGCCCAGGGCCGCATTTCGATCGAAGGCGACGACCAGAGCGGCGCAGTCTGGGACGGCCCGCTGGCGGTGCTGATCAATCGCGAGTCGGCATCGGCCTCGGAGATTTTTGCCGCGGCACTGCAGGACTACGGTCGTGCACTGATCATCGGCGAAACCTCGTTCGGCAAGGGCACGGTGCAGAATCTGATCGATCTCGACCAGATGGCGCAGAACGATTCCGAGAAGTTCGGCCAGCTCAAGCTCACCGTGGCGCAGTTCTTCCGTGTCAACGGCGGCAGTACCCAGCATCGCGGCGTGGTGCCGGACATCGCCTATGCGCAGACCGCCTGGTCGGCCGAGGATTTCGGCGAGAGCTCGCTCGATTTCGCCCTGCCCTACAGCGAAGTGCAGCCAGCGGATTTTCGCCGCAGCGGCGACCTGTCGGCGCTGACGCCGCTGCTGGCGACACGCCACGAGGCGCGAGTCGCCAAGGACCCCGAATTCAAGTGGTGGTTTGATGACCTGGCCGAGTACGCGCGTCAGCGCGAGCGCAAGGACGTCTCGCTGCTGGAAAGCGCGCGCCGTGCCGAGCGCGACCAGAACGAGAAGAAGCGCTCCGAGCGCAAGGCCGCGCGCATCGCCGCCGGCGTCGATAGCGCAGACACCACGCACGAAGACGGCGACGACGGCTTGCTCGCCGACGAGCGTCGCGACGCCGCCGCGGCCAAGGACGAGAAAGCGGAGAAGCCGGACTTTCTGTTGCGCGAGTCAGCGCATATCCTCGCCGACGCGATCGAGTTGTTGCACACCGACCAGCGTCTTGCCGCGCGCGTGAAGAGCTTCGACCTGCACGAGACGGCGCGGGTCGACTGA
- a CDS encoding substrate-binding domain-containing protein: MRALSLPLLFLMLCGTLIPGAGARAQNTIDGRADSVALRAFGAEATRLFQLNEHRRVRLAMLSTVSAIEAVARGEVEIALTARGRHELKPDEAVLDFYPVAWEALALIAHPGNPTPGLSLRQIRDIYLGKITRWDQVGGPSAPINLYAVAGPLDGAEYGLRRALFGAGHRPVAASRWYLNTEQLEAAVAIDPNGLGVSALSNIQGNRKLRALRVEGATPLLKTIRSGEYLLTTPLYVVHRGDLIPSDLAMRFVRFLEAPTNASWLKRRKLLPIREARLLNQTFAMRERRLLALLRNEPPPAAVAAPPNVSATPAPPDSGVAP, from the coding sequence ATGCGTGCGCTGTCCCTTCCGCTGCTGTTTCTGATGCTCTGCGGCACGCTGATTCCAGGCGCAGGCGCGCGCGCCCAGAACACCATCGATGGACGCGCCGACAGCGTCGCGTTGCGCGCCTTCGGCGCCGAGGCGACTCGCCTGTTCCAGCTCAACGAACACCGGCGCGTGCGCCTGGCGATGCTGTCCACGGTCAGTGCCATCGAAGCGGTGGCGCGCGGCGAGGTGGAGATCGCGCTCACCGCGCGCGGCCGCCACGAACTGAAGCCCGACGAAGCGGTACTCGACTTCTATCCGGTGGCCTGGGAGGCGCTGGCGTTGATCGCGCACCCGGGCAACCCGACACCCGGGCTCAGCCTGCGCCAGATCCGCGACATCTACCTCGGCAAGATCACGCGCTGGGACCAGGTCGGCGGCCCGTCGGCACCGATCAATCTGTATGCCGTCGCCGGACCGCTCGACGGCGCCGAATACGGCCTGCGCCGCGCGCTGTTCGGAGCCGGCCATCGCCCGGTGGCAGCCAGCCGCTGGTACCTCAACACCGAGCAGCTGGAGGCCGCGGTCGCGATCGACCCGAACGGACTCGGCGTCAGCGCGCTGTCGAACATCCAGGGAAACCGCAAGCTGCGCGCGCTCCGCGTCGAAGGCGCGACGCCGCTGCTCAAGACCATCCGCAGCGGCGAGTACCTGTTGACCACGCCGCTGTATGTCGTGCACCGCGGCGACTTGATCCCGAGCGATCTCGCGATGCGTTTCGTGCGTTTTCTCGAAGCCCCGACCAACGCCTCCTGGCTGAAGCGGCGCAAGCTGCTGCCGATCCGCGAGGCGCGGCTGCTGAACCAGACTTTCGCGATGCGCGAGCGGCGGCTGCTGGCACTGCTGCGCAACGAACCGCCGCCGGCCGCCGTCGCCGCACCACCCAATGTCAGCGCGACACCCGCGCCACCCGACTCCGGAGTCGCGCCGTGA
- the lipB gene encoding lipoyl(octanoyl) transferase LipB: MDAVKPLPLHVRHLGRQAYEPVWRAMQRFTDARDGATIDEIWVLEHDPVFTLGQAGKWEHVLLPGDIPVLPVDRGGQVTYHGPGQIVAYPLFDLRRLGIGVRELVNRIEQSIIDTLAGYAIAAQRREGAPGVYVGQAKIAALGLRVRRGCSFHGLAFNVAMDLEPFARINPCGYQGLAVTQVLDCGGPGALPAVAADLVDAICAQFGFAATTVEPRLPEPADA, from the coding sequence ATGGACGCTGTGAAGCCACTCCCGCTGCACGTGCGGCATCTGGGGCGGCAAGCCTATGAACCGGTCTGGCGTGCGATGCAACGCTTCACCGACGCCCGCGACGGCGCGACCATCGACGAGATCTGGGTGCTGGAACACGATCCGGTGTTCACCCTCGGCCAGGCCGGCAAGTGGGAACACGTGCTGCTGCCCGGCGACATTCCGGTGCTGCCGGTCGATCGTGGCGGCCAGGTCACCTATCACGGCCCCGGCCAGATCGTCGCCTATCCGCTGTTCGACCTGCGCCGGCTCGGCATCGGCGTGCGCGAACTGGTGAACCGCATCGAGCAGTCGATCATCGACACGCTTGCCGGCTACGCCATCGCGGCGCAGCGGCGTGAGGGAGCGCCTGGCGTCTACGTCGGCCAAGCCAAGATCGCTGCGCTTGGCCTGCGCGTGCGTCGCGGCTGTTCCTTCCATGGCCTGGCCTTCAATGTCGCGATGGACCTGGAGCCGTTTGCGCGCATCAATCCCTGTGGCTACCAGGGGTTGGCGGTGACCCAGGTGCTAGACTGCGGCGGCCCCGGCGCACTGCCCGCGGTCGCCGCCGATCTGGTCGATGCGATCTGCGCGCAGTTCGGTTTCGCTGCGACCACGGTCGAACCGCGCCTCCCCGAACCTGCGGACGCCTGA
- a CDS encoding leucyl aminopeptidase family protein: protein MSDAIALVALTTADLDTYLATAAERTRRWVAAQQFRAQPLTSCVIPDADGGVAEVLVGIASASELNTLAHLPATLPAGDYSLCSRGVQLDHARVALGFALASYQFKRYKAARREPARLLAPLGTYLDEVAALVAATTRTRDLVNTPTEDMGPAELGTAAREIAERFGAQYREWIGNELLEANFPAIHAVGRASHRAPRLIEVRAGDPAHPEVAIIGKGVCFDTGGLDIKAADGMRNMKKDMGGAAHAIALAELVLERRLPIRLRLLVPAVENAIGANAYRPGEVIRTRAGLSVEIDNTDAEGRVVLCDALAYAAESKPKLIVDFATLTGAARIALGPDLPPLFGNDEALRDRLVELGREVQDPLWPMPLWQPYLAMLESGIADLANSGPSRHAGAITAALYLQRFVPPNIPWLHLDTYAWNDNERPGRPRGGEAMGLRAVYELLKRDYGAS from the coding sequence ATGTCCGATGCCATCGCCCTGGTCGCGCTGACCACGGCCGACCTCGACACCTATCTCGCAACCGCCGCCGAGCGCACGCGACGCTGGGTCGCGGCGCAGCAATTCCGCGCGCAACCGCTGACCAGCTGCGTTATTCCCGATGCCGATGGCGGCGTCGCCGAGGTGCTGGTTGGCATCGCCAGCGCCAGTGAACTCAACACCCTCGCGCATTTGCCGGCAACCCTGCCCGCCGGCGACTACAGCCTGTGCAGCCGCGGCGTGCAGCTCGACCACGCGCGCGTCGCGCTCGGCTTCGCGCTCGCCAGCTACCAGTTCAAGCGCTACAAGGCGGCGCGGCGTGAGCCGGCGCGGCTGCTGGCTCCGCTCGGCACCTATCTCGACGAAGTGGCCGCGCTGGTGGCGGCGACGACGCGTACGCGCGACCTGGTCAACACGCCGACCGAGGACATGGGCCCGGCCGAACTCGGCACCGCGGCGCGCGAAATCGCGGAGCGCTTCGGCGCGCAATACCGCGAGTGGATCGGCAATGAACTGCTGGAAGCGAACTTTCCGGCGATCCATGCCGTCGGCCGCGCCAGCCATCGCGCACCACGCCTGATCGAAGTGCGGGCCGGCGATCCGGCGCACCCCGAGGTGGCGATCATCGGCAAGGGCGTGTGCTTCGACACCGGCGGGCTCGACATCAAGGCGGCCGACGGCATGCGCAACATGAAGAAGGACATGGGCGGCGCCGCGCATGCGATCGCGCTGGCCGAACTGGTACTCGAACGCCGCCTGCCGATCCGCCTGCGGCTGCTGGTGCCGGCGGTCGAGAACGCCATCGGCGCCAATGCCTACCGTCCCGGCGAAGTGATCCGCACCCGCGCAGGGCTCAGCGTCGAGATCGACAACACCGATGCCGAAGGCCGCGTCGTGCTGTGCGACGCGCTCGCCTATGCAGCCGAGTCGAAACCCAAACTGATCGTCGACTTCGCCACCCTGACCGGCGCCGCGCGCATCGCACTCGGACCGGACCTGCCGCCCTTGTTCGGCAACGACGAAGCCCTGCGCGACCGCCTGGTCGAACTCGGTCGCGAGGTGCAGGACCCGCTGTGGCCGATGCCGCTGTGGCAGCCGTACCTGGCGATGCTCGAGTCCGGCATCGCCGATCTCGCCAACAGCGGCCCCTCGCGCCACGCCGGCGCGATCACCGCGGCGCTGTACCTGCAGCGCTTCGTGCCGCCGAACATCCCGTGGCTGCACCTCGACACCTATGCCTGGAACGACAACGAGCGCCCGGGCCGCCCTCGTGGCGGCGAAGCAATGGGCCTGCGCGCCGTCTATGAACTGCTGAAGCGAGACTACGGCGCATCGTGA
- a CDS encoding DUF493 family protein, protein MTAATGEHGFTFPGTLEVSVMGAADAALHEIVPEVLATVGVVVIAGSLRSRASSAGRYVSITVAFHCPDRASHDAVHCALRAHPAVKWTL, encoded by the coding sequence ATGACCGCAGCGACGGGCGAGCACGGGTTCACCTTTCCGGGCACGCTGGAAGTAAGCGTGATGGGCGCGGCCGACGCCGCGTTGCACGAGATCGTGCCGGAAGTCCTCGCCACCGTCGGTGTGGTCGTGATCGCCGGTTCGCTGCGTTCGCGTGCCTCGAGCGCGGGGCGCTACGTTTCGATCACGGTGGCGTTCCATTGCCCGGATCGCGCCAGCCATGACGCCGTGCACTGCGCGCTGCGCGCCCATCCGGCGGTGAAATGGACGCTGTGA
- a CDS encoding septal ring lytic transglycosylase RlpA family protein, translated as MRQLLLVPVLMLMLMLMLMLEACGRGHVRDEVPPSGPGLDGAPTGLIDVSGIPEPVPRDEPRARYGNHSPYTVLGHSYRVLDSADGYRERGIASWYGTKFHGKLTSSREPYDMLAFTAAHKTLPLPTYVRVTNLDNGQRLIVRVNDRGPFHADRIIDLSYAAAIRLGIAARGTGRVEVEAIDPTHADAVDVTRPQTATPRPLYVQAGSFASRDNARRLRERLDEAGFDDLFLDRVLARGELFHRVRIGPLDSVEAADALIQRLARIGVRAVATQVE; from the coding sequence ATGCGACAACTGCTGCTGGTGCCGGTGCTGATGCTGATGCTGATGCTGATGCTGATGCTCGAGGCCTGTGGTCGAGGGCACGTGCGCGATGAGGTTCCGCCCTCGGGTCCTGGGCTCGATGGCGCCCCGACCGGACTGATCGATGTCAGCGGCATCCCCGAGCCGGTGCCGCGCGACGAGCCACGCGCGCGCTATGGCAACCACTCGCCCTACACCGTGCTCGGCCACAGTTATCGGGTGCTGGACAGCGCTGATGGCTATCGCGAGCGCGGCATCGCCTCGTGGTATGGCACCAAGTTCCACGGCAAGCTGACCTCCAGTCGTGAGCCCTACGACATGCTCGCGTTCACCGCTGCGCACAAGACCTTGCCGCTGCCCACGTATGTGCGCGTGACCAATCTCGACAACGGCCAGCGCCTGATCGTGCGCGTGAATGATCGCGGACCGTTTCATGCGGACCGCATCATCGACCTGTCCTATGCCGCCGCGATCCGCCTCGGCATCGCCGCGCGCGGCACTGGCCGGGTCGAAGTCGAGGCGATCGATCCGACGCATGCCGACGCCGTCGACGTGACCCGCCCGCAAACGGCCACGCCGCGCCCGCTCTATGTGCAGGCTGGTTCATTCGCCAGCCGCGATAATGCCCGGCGTCTGCGCGAGCGGCTGGACGAGGCCGGATTCGACGATCTGTTCCTCGATCGCGTGTTGGCTCGCGGCGAGCTGTTCCATCGCGTGCGCATCGGACCGCTCGATTCGGTCGAGGCCGCCGACGCCCTGATCCAGCGCCTTGCCCGCATCGGCGTCCGCGCCGTCGCGACGCAGGTCGAGTAG
- a CDS encoding D-alanyl-D-alanine carboxypeptidase, with amino-acid sequence MTASVKSVFASLVLSACFAAQGAVPAATPLSLPANATASSAAPVPPPPSVSAKHYVLVDFQTGRVLAEQGGDERVPPASITKIMTSYVVAAERKAGKIKDDDLVSISENAWRHGGAVTDGSTSFLELNSQVPLKDLLMGMIIQSGNDASIAIAEHVAGSESTFAALMNQYAQQLGLKNSHFVNAHGLFDPEHYMSAHDIATLSRALIRDFPGEYAHYSLKEYTWNQHTQRNRNILLWRDPSVDGIKTGHLSQAGYCLAASAKRGDTRLIAVVMNTAGEKVRADEAHALLNYGFRFFETHKVYEAMAPVSEVTLWHGEAEKASLGLAQPVLVTVPRGSYARLSATMKVAKPLSAPLHKGQVVGSLTLALDGQAVYEAPLVALADYAEGGFFKRMSDSVWLWFDDGE; translated from the coding sequence ATGACCGCATCCGTGAAGTCCGTATTCGCCAGCCTGGTTCTTTCCGCCTGCTTCGCCGCCCAAGGTGCGGTGCCCGCCGCGACCCCGCTCAGCCTGCCCGCGAATGCGACCGCGAGCAGCGCCGCGCCGGTGCCGCCACCGCCGAGTGTGAGCGCCAAGCACTACGTGCTGGTCGACTTCCAGACCGGGCGCGTGCTCGCCGAGCAGGGCGGCGACGAGCGCGTGCCGCCGGCTTCGATCACCAAGATCATGACCTCCTACGTCGTTGCCGCCGAACGCAAGGCCGGCAAGATCAAGGACGATGATCTGGTCAGCATCAGCGAGAACGCCTGGCGTCACGGCGGTGCGGTGACCGACGGCTCGACCAGTTTCCTCGAGCTGAACTCGCAGGTGCCGCTCAAGGATCTGTTGATGGGCATGATCATCCAGTCCGGTAACGACGCTTCGATCGCGATCGCCGAGCACGTTGCCGGTTCCGAATCCACCTTCGCCGCGTTGATGAACCAGTACGCGCAGCAACTCGGGCTGAAGAACTCGCATTTCGTCAACGCGCATGGCCTGTTCGACCCCGAGCACTACATGAGCGCGCACGACATCGCGACGCTGTCGCGCGCGCTGATCCGCGACTTCCCCGGGGAGTACGCGCACTACTCGCTCAAGGAATACACCTGGAACCAGCACACCCAGCGCAACCGCAACATCCTGCTGTGGCGCGACCCGAGCGTGGATGGCATCAAGACCGGGCACCTGAGCCAGGCTGGTTATTGCCTGGCGGCTTCGGCCAAGCGCGGCGATACCCGCCTGATCGCGGTGGTGATGAACACCGCCGGCGAAAAGGTGCGCGCTGATGAGGCGCATGCGCTGCTCAACTACGGCTTCCGTTTCTTCGAGACGCACAAGGTGTACGAGGCGATGGCGCCGGTCAGCGAAGTGACCCTGTGGCACGGCGAAGCCGAGAAGGCCAGCCTCGGCCTGGCGCAGCCGGTGCTGGTCACGGTGCCGCGCGGTTCCTACGCGCGCCTGTCGGCGACGATGAAGGTGGCGAAGCCGCTGTCAGCGCCGCTGCACAAGGGCCAGGTCGTCGGCAGTCTGACGCTGGCGCTGGACGGTCAGGCCGTCTACGAGGCGCCGCTGGTGGCGCTTGCGGACTATGCCGAGGGCGGCTTCTTCAAGCGCATGAGCGATTCGGTCTGGTTGTGGTTCGACGATGGCGAATGA
- the lipA gene encoding lipoyl synthase: MPEAPNKTIPVHLVDAPGLVPGAKQIARDKIARNPVTFDAERPLLRKPDWIRVRLPSTNSVQLLKDKLRENALVTVCEEASCPNIHECFSKGTATFMILGEVCTRRCSFCDVAHGRPKPPDANEPGQLAQTIRDMRLRYVVITSVDRDDLVDGGAGHFADCIRETRALSPDIRIEILTPDFRGKGRAERALAALAANPPDVFNHNLETVRRVYREVRPGADYDWSLRLLQQFKAEHPELPTKSGIMLGLGETLDEIHDTLRDLRAHAVDMITVGQYLQPSRHHHPVLRYWTPAEFAEIERFGMVLGFRHVAAGPLVRSSYHADVMAHAAGYG; encoded by the coding sequence ATGCCCGAAGCCCCGAACAAGACCATTCCCGTGCACCTGGTCGATGCCCCTGGCCTGGTCCCGGGCGCGAAGCAGATCGCGCGCGACAAGATCGCCCGCAACCCGGTCACCTTCGATGCCGAACGGCCGCTGCTGCGCAAGCCCGACTGGATCCGCGTGCGCCTGCCGAGCACGAACTCGGTGCAGTTGCTCAAGGACAAGCTGCGCGAAAACGCGCTGGTCACGGTCTGCGAAGAGGCTTCGTGCCCGAACATCCACGAGTGCTTCTCCAAGGGCACTGCCACCTTCATGATCCTCGGCGAGGTGTGCACACGCCGCTGCTCGTTCTGCGACGTAGCCCACGGCCGCCCCAAGCCGCCGGATGCGAACGAACCCGGCCAACTCGCGCAGACCATCCGCGACATGCGCCTGCGCTACGTGGTGATCACCTCGGTCGACCGCGATGACCTCGTCGACGGCGGCGCCGGCCACTTCGCCGACTGCATCCGCGAAACGCGCGCGCTCAGTCCCGACATCCGCATCGAGATCCTGACCCCGGACTTCCGCGGCAAGGGCCGCGCCGAGCGCGCGCTGGCAGCGCTTGCGGCGAATCCGCCGGACGTGTTCAACCACAACCTGGAGACGGTGCGCCGCGTCTACCGCGAGGTGCGCCCCGGCGCCGACTACGACTGGTCGCTGCGCCTGCTGCAGCAGTTCAAGGCCGAGCATCCCGAGTTACCGACCAAGTCCGGCATCATGCTTGGTCTCGGAGAGACCCTGGACGAGATCCACGACACCTTGCGCGACCTGCGCGCGCATGCGGTCGACATGATCACCGTCGGCCAGTACCTGCAGCCGTCACGCCATCATCACCCGGTGCTGCGCTACTGGACGCCGGCGGAGTTCGCCGAGATCGAGCGCTTCGGCATGGTGCTCGGCTTTCGCCATGTCGCCGCGGGGCCCTTGGTGCGTTCCTCCTATCATGCCGACGTGATGGCGCACGCCGCCGGCTATGGCTGA
- a CDS encoding Do family serine endopeptidase, translating into MSFRPFLCALTLLVACNTTLAQLPAAVDGQPLPTLAPMIERTQPAVVNIHSQTLVKVRDPFFDDPFFRRFFNSPGVPRERVQQSLGSGVIVDALKGYVLTNNHVIDGADDIQVTLADGRTLKGKFIGSDPDSDVALLQIPAERLAALPLADSDQLRVGDFVVALGNPFGIGQSVTSGIVSALGRSGLRGVGVQDFIQTDASINPGNSGGALVNLRGELVGINTAIYSPSGGNVGIGFAIPAKLAREVMRQLLAFGEVKRGSLGVDTQDVTAEIAPLLGLKSALGAVVTRVQPGSPAAAAGLHEGDVITALNGKPVHASRELGNLEGLLPLGTRLAISIQRDGVASTLTATLKPTELRKLDGGKLDPGLAGAGLGELPDKLRRQGLAGVLVNDVASNSRAEANGLRVNDLIAAVNQVEVRDLGELEARIAKRRSTQLLLTIVRGRSAFYMLVE; encoded by the coding sequence ATGTCCTTCCGACCGTTCCTTTGCGCGCTGACCCTGCTGGTCGCTTGCAACACCACGCTTGCACAACTGCCGGCGGCGGTGGATGGCCAGCCTCTGCCGACGCTGGCGCCGATGATCGAGCGCACGCAGCCGGCGGTGGTCAACATCCACTCGCAGACCCTCGTCAAGGTGCGCGACCCGTTCTTTGATGACCCCTTCTTCCGCCGCTTCTTCAACAGCCCCGGCGTGCCGCGCGAACGCGTGCAGCAGTCGCTCGGCTCGGGCGTGATCGTCGATGCACTGAAAGGCTACGTGCTCACCAACAACCACGTCATCGACGGTGCCGACGACATCCAGGTGACCCTCGCCGACGGCCGCACCCTCAAGGGCAAGTTCATCGGCAGCGACCCGGATTCGGACGTGGCCTTGCTGCAGATTCCGGCCGAACGGCTAGCGGCGTTGCCGCTGGCCGACTCCGACCAGCTGCGCGTCGGCGATTTTGTGGTCGCGCTCGGCAATCCGTTCGGTATCGGCCAGTCGGTGACCTCGGGCATCGTCTCCGCGCTCGGGCGCTCGGGGCTGCGTGGCGTCGGAGTCCAGGATTTTATCCAGACCGATGCCTCGATCAACCCCGGCAACTCCGGCGGCGCACTGGTCAACCTGCGCGGCGAACTGGTCGGAATCAACACCGCGATCTACTCGCCTTCCGGCGGCAACGTCGGCATCGGCTTCGCGATTCCAGCCAAGTTGGCGCGCGAAGTGATGCGCCAGCTGCTGGCCTTCGGCGAGGTCAAGCGCGGCTCGCTCGGCGTCGACACCCAGGACGTGACCGCCGAGATCGCACCTCTGCTCGGTCTGAAATCGGCGCTGGGCGCGGTGGTCACGCGTGTGCAACCCGGCTCGCCCGCAGCCGCCGCCGGGCTGCACGAGGGCGACGTGATCACCGCCCTGAACGGCAAGCCGGTCCACGCCAGCCGCGAGTTGGGCAACCTCGAAGGCTTGCTGCCGCTCGGCACGCGCCTGGCCATCAGCATCCAGCGCGACGGCGTTGCCTCCACCCTCACCGCGACCTTGAAACCGACCGAGTTGCGCAAGCTCGATGGCGGCAAGCTCGATCCCGGCCTGGCCGGTGCCGGGCTCGGCGAGCTGCCCGACAAGCTTCGCCGCCAGGGTCTGGCCGGGGTGCTGGTGAACGACGTCGCCAGCAACTCGCGCGCCGAGGCCAACGGCCTGCGCGTGAATGACTTGATTGCTGCCGTGAACCAGGTCGAGGTGCGCGACCTCGGCGAGCTCGAGGCGCGCATCGCGAAGCGCCGCAGCACGCAATTGCTGCTCACCATTGTGCGCGGCCGCAGCGCGTTTTACATGCTCGTGGAGTAG